The Candidatus Equadaptatus faecalis genome has a window encoding:
- a CDS encoding ATP-binding protein has protein sequence MKAITEAILRDQLRASQPESYQVPEGKILSPAAREYLRQRKIEIVENSVHTRFNFKPEKAVSVASSASSSTEFKNEFGEEDAKKQQLARAVAPASGQTCVPKYVDYTSGAFFPEKPEHMTQLVGNKLVPKDHLRIYFRGRLDSLQSHFVLTQAIIAEGSGSKRLIDDLNDVLGVLREIMRCDVLDEPFVNDRIIGLTHEEIRERSHNPMKFYSIKQMVLPDYSFGKVYALLNELRTAVRETEVAAVRAFRRQTVYERRDIVETLNRLSSVMHIMMCMYLADEYKK, from the coding sequence TTGAAGGCAATCACAGAAGCAATACTGCGCGATCAGTTGAGAGCCTCACAGCCGGAATCTTATCAGGTTCCGGAGGGCAAGATACTTTCGCCTGCAGCACGTGAATACCTTCGCCAGCGCAAAATTGAAATAGTAGAAAACTCGGTGCACACAAGGTTTAATTTTAAACCTGAAAAAGCGGTGAGCGTGGCTTCAAGCGCTTCATCCTCAACAGAATTCAAAAACGAATTCGGCGAGGAGGACGCAAAAAAACAGCAGCTTGCACGCGCCGTTGCACCGGCTTCCGGACAGACCTGCGTCCCGAAGTACGTAGATTACACAAGCGGAGCTTTCTTCCCTGAAAAGCCTGAGCACATGACTCAGCTTGTTGGGAACAAACTGGTTCCGAAGGATCATCTTCGTATATATTTCAGGGGCAGGCTCGACAGCCTTCAGTCGCATTTCGTTCTGACACAGGCGATAATTGCGGAAGGCAGCGGAAGCAAAAGGCTTATCGACGATCTTAACGACGTACTCGGCGTTCTGCGCGAGATAATGCGCTGCGACGTACTTGACGAACCGTTCGTCAACGACCGCATCATTGGTCTTACGCACGAAGAAATACGCGAGAGATCGCATAACCCGATGAAATTCTACTCAATTAAGCAGATGGTTTTGCCCGATTATTCTTTCGGCAAAGTTTATGCGCTGCTGAATGAGCTTCGCACCGCAGTGCGGGAAACTGAGGTCGCGGCAGTCCGCGCGTTCAGAAGACAGACTGTTTATGAACGCAGGGACATTGTTGAGACTCTCAACAGACTCTCCAGCGTCATGCATATTATGATGTGCATGTATCTGGCAGACGAATACAAGAAATAG
- a CDS encoding BMC domain-containing protein codes for MLQDTKALGMIETKGLIGSIEAADAMVKAANVTLIGKVHVGGAYVTVMVRGDVGAVKAATDAGAAAAERVGELISVHVIPRPHEEVEYILPSLDKQA; via the coding sequence ATGTTACAGGATACAAAAGCCCTTGGTATGATCGAAACAAAAGGTCTTATCGGATCAATCGAAGCAGCTGATGCCATGGTCAAAGCCGCAAACGTAACGCTTATCGGCAAGGTCCACGTCGGCGGAGCTTACGTCACGGTTATGGTCCGCGGAGACGTCGGCGCGGTTAAGGCAGCCACAGATGCAGGCGCGGCAGCGGCAGAAAGAGTCGGAGAACTTATTTCCGTCCACGTCATTCCGCGTCCGCACGAAGAGGTAGAGTATATACTTCCCAGCCTCGACAAACAGGCGTAA
- a CDS encoding BMC domain-containing protein, with protein MQDTIALGMIETKGLIGSIEAADAMVKAANVTLIGKVHVGGAYVTVMVRGDVGAVKAATDAGAAAAERVGELISVHVIPRPHEEVEYILPHLDKD; from the coding sequence ATGCAGGATACAATAGCTCTTGGTATGATTGAAACAAAAGGTCTTATCGGATCAATCGAAGCAGCTGATGCCATGGTCAAAGCCGCAAACGTTACCCTTATCGGCAAAGTCCACGTTGGCGGAGCCTATGTCACAGTCATGGTTCGCGGAGACGTCGGCGCGGTTAAGGCAGCCACAGACGCAGGCGCGGCAGCGGCAGAAAGAGTCGGAGAACTTATTTCCGTCCACGTCATTCCGCGCCCGCACGAAGAAGTCGAATACATCCTTCCGCACCTCGACAAGGATTAA